Genomic segment of Candidatus Aenigmatarchaeota archaeon:
TACACAGAACCTGAACTTTGGGCAATTATCCGGACCAACCTATGTTGAAGGAAAACCTTACTCATTAAGGGGGGAAGCTTCAGTTTCTTTAGGGGAAACTCCTCTTGGCAATATGACTGTTGTGGGCTTACTCCCTGGCGAAGCAACCGGAAAAGAACCTCGGCCAAAGGAGGATCTTTTTGCTGAAGCATGTTTGCCCCTATTTTCTGTTACAGGTGTTGGAAAAATAAATCACAATCTAATTTCCCTGGCGGAAATGGTTCCAAATGATCGCTCTGAAGGAATTCGCAAGGGTTGGGATTTAGGCGTTTATCTAGGCCGTTATGGATTAAATCTGACTTTGGGGTTATCAGTAGAACCTCGCATTTACTATACGGTGGGATATGCAAATTGCGGCCAAAGGTTTGGAGACTTACACTTCATAAAAAACGAAACCAAAGAATTGCAATTTGCAGGATTTATTCCGATAACAAGGGAAAGCGGTCTGCAGAACAATGCCTCCATTCAGGGTTGGATGAGGTATTGGGATTTTCCTGAAGGATATAGAACTATCCGGATACCAATTCCGACTAAAGAGTGACGTTCCCTAAACCCTTACATTCTTGTAAGCAACCTTGTCGCCACTTACCTTAAGAATTCCTGCCTGCCCTTCGACGATAGCCCCCGCGTTATAGAACAAGCTGTCTACAAAGGTGTTCTCGGGCACGGGCTTTTCGTACAGGTCGTTTGCATGCCCTGCACTTTCGTGTATGTGGCCGTTAACCGCTTTTTTTATTCCAAGCTCCTTGTAGATTTTTGCCAGCGCCTCGCTTCCGACGTTTCCATAATCGATTGACATCGGGGCGCCAAGGGATTTCAGTTCAGCAGCCATTTCTTTCGAACAGACCGACCCCTTTTCTATTGCATACATCGGCTGAACCGCTTCAGCTCCGGCTTTCTTAAGTTTTTCGGCTGTCTTGCTGGCGCCTTCAGCGGAGTCGATTGCAACATACTCGATGGCCATGTCCTTGTACTGCACCGCCCAGACCTCAAAACTTTTTTCGGCCTTTCCGTAAGCGGCATAGTCAACAGAAGTAGAAGCCGTGAATTTTGGAGGTATATGCGACACTACTATTGTTTTGCTTGGGTCGGTCACAAGCCGCCTCAAATCATCCATGTTTGATACATGCATAAGGTCAACCATCACAACTTTTTCGGCAGTTTCGCCTTCCCCCTCCTTCTCACCAGCTTTGCCTTTTTTCTTGGTTTCTTTCTTATTTCCTTCTTCTCGGGGGGACTCTTCATCGCCCGCTTCAGCAAGCTTTGCCATAATGGGAACATATCCTGAGCCAGCTCCGGGCCTGTCTACCAGATAATAACCGCTTCCGCTCCCGACATCCGCCCCGGGAAGGAAAACTATCTCGTGGTCTTTTTCTGTAAGTTTTGGCTCAAGCAAGGCGTCGTGAATGTTCGAGTATTTCTTTAGTGCCTCCTTCATTGCAGAGCCATAAATAACTGTAGTTTCGTGGTTTCCGGGAAGAACATAGGTTGGGATTTTACTTTTTCCTGCCGCCTCCAGAACCGAAGCAAGGTAGTTCTGGCTCTCCTCAGGTGTCATTCCGCTGTCGCTAAGGTCACCATTAAGGACTAGGTAGTTGATTCCCTCCTTTTTGAGCATATCTATCGCTTTTGGCAC
This window contains:
- a CDS encoding metallophosphoesterase produces the protein MSVETKYGFISDAHTMEEKVPKAIDMLKKEGINYLVLNGDLSDSGMTPEESQNYLASVLEAAGKSKIPTYVLPGNHETTVIYGSAMKEALKKYSNIHDALLEPKLTEKDHEIVFLPGADVGSGSGYYLVDRPGAGSGYVPIMAKLAEAGDEESPREEGNKKETKKKGKAGEKEGEGETAEKVVMVDLMHVSNMDDLRRLVTDPSKTIVVSHIPPKFTASTSVDYAAYGKAEKSFEVWAVQYKDMAIEYVAIDSAEGASKTAEKLKKAGAEAVQPMYAIEKGSVCSKEMAAELKSLGAPMSIDYGNVGSEALAKIYKELGIKKAVNGHIHESAGHANDLYEKPVPENTFVDSLFYNAGAIVEGQAGILKVSGDKVAYKNVRV